TACGCCCAAAGAAACCAGCATCAATCAACATGCGAATCTTGCGCAGACCTGGTAGATACAGCTTGTCCTGCACGATGCCGCTCTTGGTGCCGTGTTTGCGTGCAAGACGCGCCAACGCAAGCGATTCGCTGAGCGTCTCCGACAACGGCTTTTCGCAATACACATGCTTACCAGCCTCAATAGCGCGGGTCAACAACGGCACACGCATCTGCGTCGAACCTGCGTCGAAGAAGATAGTATCGTCCGGATTGGCCAGAGCGGCCTCAACATCTTTTGCTACACGCTCCACACCATGGCGCTTGGCCAGCGCTTTTACTTTTTCCTCATTGCGTCCCACCAGAATTGGGTCGGGGATGACACGATCTCCGTCCGAGAGCAGCACACCACCCTGATCTTTAATAGCCAGTATGGAACGAACCAGATGTTGGTTGTAACCCATTCTCCCGGTGATGCCATGCATGATGATGCCAATGCGCCTGCTTGCCAAGTTCCGTTCCACCTTTCGTCTGTTTCTAATTGTTCTTTCAAAAGTATGCACGCTTAGTCGACTACAAGAAGAGCCCAGCTGTCAAACATCTTGTAGAGGGCGCGTCAACTTCTGTGACATTGGCTCGAAATGCCTTAATACACATGGTGGCAAGTAACGCATCGGCAAAGGTTTTTTAATTTTTATTGCTACCTGGCAATCGAAGCTATATAGAATTCGCTTTCTTTGCGCTTTGTAGAGAGGCTCCGCTCGCGGCTTCTTACGAAATGATGGGTAGCACCGATAGGATATGCGCAACATTGTGAAGGCAGCTCATATCCAGCAGGTCCAATCACAGTTGACTGGGACTACTCTTAGCATCAGCTTTGATTGCTGCCTTCACTGCTGACTCCCTATGGATTGGCACAGCAAGCAATCATCACAATCCATTAGAATTTGTGCATCTGGCGCAAGGATATTCCTCGCGTCCCAGGTTAGTATCACTTAGACAATAGGAGCCTCCAATGCCTCGTTTTCTGCGCATTATGTTTTTAGTCGGTACGATCACGGGCGCAGGGTTTGGTTCTGCGCTGGCACAGACCTCACCAGCGGTTGTACGGCCGGCCCCTCCTAGCCGCGCACCACACACACCAGGCGATGTCACTGCTACTGAATTACCGGACGGAACAAATGCTCCGGCAAATGCTGATGGAAATTTTATCCTCGGCCCTGATCACAAACGCGCACCAGAATCATCCGTGCAACAGGGCGTACCGCAGGGAGCTGTGCTTGAGTTCACCATGAATTCAACTGATAGTAAGATCTATCCCGGTATAGCGCGTGAGGCTAATACATTCGGAACAGTCGATCCGACTGATCCCGCAAAGTTATTGGTACCTACGAACCACCCTGCTCCCTACACACGCCGAGTTACCGTTTATATTCCGCAGCAATACGTGCCAGGAACAGTAGTGCCATTCATCGTCGGCGCCGACGGACCGGATCGAGAGTTGTTCACGGTCCTGGATAATTTGATCGCAGAACATCGCGTTCCAGTGATGGTCGCTATCTCCATAGGCAACGGCAGTGGAGATGCACAAGGCAGCGAGCGTGGTCTGGAATATGACACCATGTCAGGCAGATACGCAGAATTTGTAGAGCAGGAAGTGCTGCCTCGCGTGGAGTCGCAATACCATGTGAAATTAACCAAAGACCCTGAAGGCCGTGCAACGACCGGAGGCAGTTCCGGCGGCTCGTGCGCACTCATCATGGCGTGGTATCACCCCGAGTTATACCATCGGGTTCTTACTTATTCAGGAACTTATGTGAATCAGCAATGGCCGTATAATTCGCAGACTCCTCATGGTGCATGGGAGTTCCATGAACACCTCATACCTAACAATCCTGCTAAGCCACTCCGAATTTGGATGGAAGTCGGCGACAGAGACCTGCTCAATCCAAATGTCATGAACGATCATATGCATGATTGGGTTGTAGCTAATGAAGAGATGGCAAAGGTACTGGCCGCCAAAGGCTATCACTATCAATATATTTTTGCGCGCAATGCAGGACGCGTGGATCACGCAGTCAAACAACAGACTCTGGCCGAGGCGTTGGAGTATCTATGGCAAGGATATCCCATCGCTGGCGCGAAGAATTGACCCGGACTTCAACGCCTCGGTCATCCGAGATGATTGCGAGTCTCAGGCATGATCCTTGCCCGAGGGACAAAAACGATAACCAATCCACGGCTCTGTGGCAATGTACGGTCGGGGTCAGATATGGACCGCCACGTGAGTTCGATGCTCTTCAGTTTTTGATGATACATGCAGGACGCCCGGTTACGCATGCACGGCTGCTTGCCGCCTTGCGTGGGCCAGGCTTTGGAGACGAGCGCACTTATTTTACGAGTTCTTATCGGGCAACTGCGAAAGAAGCTCGAAGATAATGCGGCTAACCCAACATATCTTTTAACAGACGCTATCTCGGATACAGATTTCGTGCGCCATAAGATTAATTGGTTCATTAAAAGGTCTAATGGCAATCATCCATCCCGTACTCACATGTAGCTCGCTATATAGTGAGGAATCAGCGTCATATATAACTCTGCAAAAACCTATCGATAACAACGCTATCTATAATAAACATTTCGCCTATCGCCTAATGTCCTTTAGGCCTATAAATACAGTTTACCTGCGGCATCGTGGGTTATAACCATTGGCCAGCAATAAACCCACTCTACACTTTGATCCTTTGACGAACCATCTTTTGCGTAATGGTCTTATGGTTTACATAGTTATAGGGAGGTACACTTCTGCCCTGGAGAATGGATAAGCCCAGCTCTATAATTCGCGGGCCATATTCATGTACTTCATGAGAAACCGAACCAATGATAGGGCTTCCCGTGCGACGCATTTCCTCGACCACTTCGGGAATGCAGTCTTGTCCGACAATAGCCACCTGTCGCTCACGCTTCGCCTCGCGCACAGCCTCAAGCGCACCAAGAGCACTGGTATCGGTAGCAGCAGCTATCAAAATATGCTTATCTTTGGCATGCCGTGCAAGAAACTCCGCTACCACTCGTTGGCTCTTTTCGCGCATCCCTCGCCCATCAATCCGCACGAAGCGATCAGGCTGTATCTGCGGCAACATGGAATGCACGCCGTCCAAAGAGCCGGTAATGCGGCTTTGGACGAGCGTCCCAGCTTCTTCAAGATCGAGTCCGAGCACCCAATCTACCTTTTCTCCCCACTGCTCCGTGGCATAGGTGGCAAGTAACTCGCCGGCCTCCAGACCTGCGCGATAGTTATCAACCCCAAAGTAAGTTGCATGCGGATGAGGATTATCAATTGCAATTAACGGAATGCCCGCTGCTGCAACTTTGTCACCAATTACCGGGGCAGCTCGCCGATCGATCTGGAATTCAATAATCAGATCGACCTTGGCTTTAATAAATTCATCCGCGTTCTTGAGTGCAGTTGCGCCATCGTACCGGTTATCTAAAACTATGAGATCAACCCCCGAGGCGGCGGTCGAAACGCGCATGCTTTCCGTTACAGCCTCTGAAAATGGCATATCGGAGCTCTGACTGCCAAAGCCAAAGCGCAGCTTCGCAGGAGCATTCACATGTCGATACAGGCCATCGCTCGTCCTCGATATATAACCTCGATGTGCCAGCGTCTGCAAGACACGATAGACAGTTGTCTTGGAGAACTTGGTGCGTTGATAAACCGCCTCTAGAGCCATCGGCGCCTTCTCGGCCTGCAGCAATTCCATGATATCCAGCGCCTTGGATAGGATAGGTATCAAGTACAAGCGCTTTGTTGTTTTCCTGGAAGAATCTGCTTTCTTAGATGCGTGCATATTGCTCCAATTTCTCTCCAAGAGACGATAACACTTCCGTTAGATTTTCCCTAGAGCTTCGTTTCGATCCAAAACTCCCCCGCACAAGGCGAGGAGATCGTCTTCTCATAGCAAGTTATATCTGCGTAATTTGCCGTAAACCTTAAATAGACTGCTGCGGTATATTGCTGCCCAATGGTAGGCAGATATAGTAGAAATACCGTGTCGCGACCTTTTCCACTCGGTTGCAATTCATGTGCGGTGGCAATAGACCATGTTAGAAAAAAAACTTACTCCCGAAATGATTGACCTTCTTGTTGAGATGAGGGAGCTGGCATCTTCCGCTCCTTCGCTGATCATCCTGCAGGAGTACATCGTTAAGGCCATCCCCTCGCGGTTGCCCTACTACAGTTGGACAGGCTTTTACATGCTCGATCCCAACGACCCAGACACTCTGGTTCTGGGCCCATTCGTAGGCGATTCAACGCCGCATGTCCGTATTCCTGTCACAGAGGGCATCTGCGGAGCGGCCGTGGCACTGGGTAAAACCGTAATCGTTGATGATGTCAACGCGGACCCACGCTATCTTTCCTGCTCAATCAAGACCAAGTCTGAAATCGTTGTCCCCATCTATGTGCATGGCCGAATCCTGGGGGAGATCGATATCGATAGCCACGATGCCGCCGCTTTCACGAGCGCTGACCGGGATTTTCTCGAAGAAGCGGCAAGGATTATTGGAACCTATATTGAGAAACATCCCGCCTGAGGAATACCAGGCAAACCAAATCACCTCACAATCCGTAACCTCTACAGCGTATTTTGCATCAGATGTTCAGAATCATTCACTTGGGGCTGAAACAGATTGCCTTGCGTGAATCACACCGGCTTCAGGAGGCTATCTGTTATGAACAGGAATTTTCCCGAACAACCTGCGACGCTTGAGACGAACGGCCAAACCAGCATTCGCCGCACATCCCGTCGCAACTTTCTCTTCAGCACGGCAAGCACATGTAGCCTCTTTGCCCTATCGGCATGCCTCACTTCTCCGGTTAAAGCAATCGCTAAAGGAGACAGCTCCGTAACCATTATCCAGTTTTCACCGGACGGCAAAAAGATTGGTAAAGTCAGCGTGCCACGTGTTGTGAAGACCGATGCCGAGTGGGAGAAACAGCTCTCACCTGTCTCATACGAAGTTACGCGCCACGCGGCGACAGAGCGAGCCTACACGGGCAACACTTGGAATCTTCATGACCACGGCATCTATCGCTGCGTTTGCTGCGATCTGGCGCTTTTCAGTTCCGAAACCAAGTTTGAGTCTGGAACGGGTTGGCCAAGCTTTTGGCAACCTCTCGCAAAGGAAAATGTACGTGAAATGACCGACAATAGCCTCGGGATTTCACGCACCGAGATCGCCTGTACCCAGTGCGACGCACATCTCGGTCATCTCTTTGACGACGGTCCGAAACCGACAGGCATGCGTTACTGCATGAATTCGGCTTCTATGCGATTTACAAAAACAGCTTGAGATTTGCAAAAACAGTCGTCGCCAGTCTTTCGTTGATTTGAACCATCGGCTCAGATCATAATCATGCATGGCGATCACCGACTCTTTTGTCCCGGCCACGGAACTTACCAAAAGTGATTCAGCACAGGTACAGGCGCTCCCCCGGGACTGTACCTTTACCGAGTCGGATTGGCGAGCGCTTGCTCCCTTTTGGTATCCTGTGGCGTTTTCACATGAGATAACCAACAAGCCTTACGCGGCGCGACTTCTCGACGAACGGGTTGTCATCTATCGTCTCTCGGATGGTTCCCTGGCGGCTGCGCGAGATATCTGCTATCACCGTGGAGTTCCGCTTAGTCTCGGCCATGTTGAGGGAGACGAGATCATCTGCAAATATCATGGCCTGCGCTACGACCGTGAAGGCAGATGCACATGCATTCCGGCACATCCCGGCGGAGCGATCTCACCGCGTCTCAGACTTGATATGTATCAGGCGCAGGAACGGTATGGACTCGTATGGGTTCGCCTGGTAGACAACGGCCCAAGTCCGCTTCCCGAGATGAAAGAGTGGGAAGACCCAGATTATCTGAAAGTGCTACCAGACAGCGTTGCTATCGAGGCCGCAGCGGGCAGGCAGATCGAAGGCTTTCTCGATGTAAGCCACTTCGCGTTCATTCATAAAAACAGCTTTGGAGAGCCTGATAACCCCGTCGTTCCAGATTACAAAGTGACCGCGACCAAGGGGGGCTTTGTAGCCGACTACATCAGCACCGTTAGCAACTACGCGCACGGATACAAGCATCTGAATCCGCCTGGCTTTCAATGGCACAGGCGTTTTGAAGTCTTCTTCCCGTTCACTGCTAAGCTCACAGTTACGTTTCCCGAAGGTGGACTACTCCACATCATGAACGCGGCCTCGCCTGTATCTGCACGAAAAACGCGCCTGTTCGTACCCATCTGCCGTAACTTCGATAAGCAGGCAGCGATTGAAGCAACGCTCGATTTCAACTATCAGGTATTTTCGGAAGATATAGAGATTGTTGAACGACAATTTCCCGAGGATCTTCCGCTC
This DNA window, taken from Acidicapsa ligni, encodes the following:
- a CDS encoding GAF domain-containing protein, yielding MLEKKLTPEMIDLLVEMRELASSAPSLIILQEYIVKAIPSRLPYYSWTGFYMLDPNDPDTLVLGPFVGDSTPHVRIPVTEGICGAAVALGKTVIVDDVNADPRYLSCSIKTKSEIVVPIYVHGRILGEIDIDSHDAAAFTSADRDFLEEAARIIGTYIEKHPA
- a CDS encoding substrate-binding domain-containing protein gives rise to the protein MHASKKADSSRKTTKRLYLIPILSKALDIMELLQAEKAPMALEAVYQRTKFSKTTVYRVLQTLAHRGYISRTSDGLYRHVNAPAKLRFGFGSQSSDMPFSEAVTESMRVSTAASGVDLIVLDNRYDGATALKNADEFIKAKVDLIIEFQIDRRAAPVIGDKVAAAGIPLIAIDNPHPHATYFGVDNYRAGLEAGELLATYATEQWGEKVDWVLGLDLEEAGTLVQSRITGSLDGVHSMLPQIQPDRFVRIDGRGMREKSQRVVAEFLARHAKDKHILIAAATDTSALGALEAVREAKRERQVAIVGQDCIPEVVEEMRRTGSPIIGSVSHEVHEYGPRIIELGLSILQGRSVPPYNYVNHKTITQKMVRQRIKV
- a CDS encoding aromatic ring-hydroxylating dioxygenase subunit alpha; this encodes MAITDSFVPATELTKSDSAQVQALPRDCTFTESDWRALAPFWYPVAFSHEITNKPYAARLLDERVVIYRLSDGSLAAARDICYHRGVPLSLGHVEGDEIICKYHGLRYDREGRCTCIPAHPGGAISPRLRLDMYQAQERYGLVWVRLVDNGPSPLPEMKEWEDPDYLKVLPDSVAIEAAAGRQIEGFLDVSHFAFIHKNSFGEPDNPVVPDYKVTATKGGFVADYISTVSNYAHGYKHLNPPGFQWHRRFEVFFPFTAKLTVTFPEGGLLHIMNAASPVSARKTRLFVPICRNFDKQAAIEATLDFNYQVFSEDIEIVERQFPEDLPLKLHDEAHFPADRSSITYRKGLSALGLGRSYTS
- the msrB gene encoding peptide-methionine (R)-S-oxide reductase MsrB; translated protein: MNRNFPEQPATLETNGQTSIRRTSRRNFLFSTASTCSLFALSACLTSPVKAIAKGDSSVTIIQFSPDGKKIGKVSVPRVVKTDAEWEKQLSPVSYEVTRHAATERAYTGNTWNLHDHGIYRCVCCDLALFSSETKFESGTGWPSFWQPLAKENVREMTDNSLGISRTEIACTQCDAHLGHLFDDGPKPTGMRYCMNSASMRFTKTA
- a CDS encoding alpha/beta hydrolase; translated protein: MPRFLRIMFLVGTITGAGFGSALAQTSPAVVRPAPPSRAPHTPGDVTATELPDGTNAPANADGNFILGPDHKRAPESSVQQGVPQGAVLEFTMNSTDSKIYPGIAREANTFGTVDPTDPAKLLVPTNHPAPYTRRVTVYIPQQYVPGTVVPFIVGADGPDRELFTVLDNLIAEHRVPVMVAISIGNGSGDAQGSERGLEYDTMSGRYAEFVEQEVLPRVESQYHVKLTKDPEGRATTGGSSGGSCALIMAWYHPELYHRVLTYSGTYVNQQWPYNSQTPHGAWEFHEHLIPNNPAKPLRIWMEVGDRDLLNPNVMNDHMHDWVVANEEMAKVLAAKGYHYQYIFARNAGRVDHAVKQQTLAEALEYLWQGYPIAGAKN